The DNA window TCGCGCGCGACGATCAACACGCCATCCTGCTCAAGCTCGCGCTGCCCCCTGGCGTCGGAACGCGCGACGTCGCGCTGGTCGAGCTCAAGTACAAGGATCGCATCGGCAAGAAGAACGGTGTCGAGGAGCTGCCCATCAAGATCACCTACGCCGGTAGCGACGCCGAGAGCGCCGCGAGTCAGGATGCCTCCGTCGCCCGGACGGTGCAGGGGTTCGGTGCGGGTGAGACGCTCGCCGAGGCGTCCCGGCTGATCGCCAACAACGACCGCGAGCGCGCCATCGCCATCTTGACCGAGCGCGAGGGGATCCTTCGCACCGCCGCCACCACGCTGAGCGAGCCCTTGTTCCAGAAAGATGCGGACCGCCTCTCACGCCTCCGCACGCACGCCGGCACCTTCATCGGCATCGGCGATCCGCTGGTCCTCGCCATGCTGCTCGAGACGGCAGCCCGTACGCACCTGCGCTGAGCCCTCCCCAGCCCCCATGACGAAGACCCTCTCTCTCCCCCTCGATCAAGCCGTCACGCCAGTCGATGTCCGCCCTGGCGAGACCATCGTCATCAAGGGCGCGCTGGTCTCGTCACACAACGGCTCGGTGGTCGATGCGGCGACCATCACCTGGCCAGCCGAGTCCCCTGGTGGCGCCTCGGTCTCGCCGGGTGGCCTCATCGACATCGAGGGCGGCGGCTGGCACATGAGCCGACGCGACCATCAAAACCACGAGGTCGAGCTGATCGCCACCAACGAGGCGGCTTCCGCCCCGGCGTGCGCGGCGGTCGGCGTCCCTGGCCCATGCTTGCCCTTGCGCACCCTCACGCTGGCGACGAGCCAGCTCACGACCGTCAAGGAGTGGAATCAACACCACAAGGGCGCCCTCACCGTCACCCTCCCGGATCCTCCCCCGGTCGCGGTCGCCCCGAGCATGGTCCCCTACCTGCAAGGGAGTGCCCTTCTCCTCGGGTTCGGCCTCCTCGCCGCCCTGGGATGGACGGTGCATCGTCGCCGCGCCAGCTCCGCGGCCGGTCAGCTCCTCGCCCTCGCCGATCGCGTTCGCCGCAAGCTGAAGCGCGCCGACCCCGTCCTGGCGGCGACGCTCACCCCCGTCGTGGATGCCGCGAGCAGCGCCGTCCGGAGGCGCCGCGTCGACCCGGGCTCCAGGGAAGCACAGCGTGTCGCCGACGCGCTGCGCCGCATCGAGCTTCGCATCGAGGCCGCGTCGGCCGCCGAAGAACAACAGGCCGCCGATGAGCTGGTGCAAGAGGTCGAGAGCGCGCTGGAAGCTGCGGATGAGGTCGTCCCCGCCCAGCGCCGCACTTGATACTGAAACACCGAAGGAACGCTCGCCGCCTCGACCGCCAGAGCGCTTCCTCCGAGAAAAACCCCGTCTGCATCACGCCGCCGTGAAGTCAGCTCTTCCCTTCAATGAAGGGCGCTCGCCGCTTCCACCGCGGAGGCAATGCTCGCGAAGTTCCGGGAGGGCCGCGCAGGCAGCGTCGGCGCGAAGGCCTCCACGTCCAAGATCAGATCGGGACCATCCGCGAGGGTGACCAGCACCACAGGAATACGCGGGAACATGCGGCGGAGTTCCTCCAGCCGCTCATGTCGCTCGGCCTCTTGCGGGGGCACGAGGACGAGAACGTGAGGCCGCCGCTGTGCGACCGCCTCCGATGCGCCCATGATCCCGGCGCACGAGTCCACCTGGTACTCACGCGAGGTGAGAAAGCCAGCCAGAACCTGCGCCCGCCGAGCGTCATCATCAATCACCAGGACACGAGTCATACCGAGAGCCTCCTGCTCGTTCACGACAGTGCCACGATCCTCTTGGCAAAGTCCGGACCCGCAAGGAATCCCCCCTTGCCTCGACCCACCCACGAAAAAGATACCCGATTCTCGTCGCGGTGAGAGTCGCATTGCGCATCACGCGACGCGTTGTTACGCACGCTCGATCCGCACGTCTTCGCACCGCCATTGGATCGGCGCGC is part of the Chondromyces crocatus genome and encodes:
- a CDS encoding response regulator: MTRVLVIDDDARRAQVLAGFLTSREYQVDSCAGIMGASEAVAQRRPHVLVLVPPQEAERHERLEELRRMFPRIPVVLVTLADGPDLILDVEAFAPTLPARPSRNFASIASAVEAASALH